Part of the Triplophysa rosa linkage group LG21, Trosa_1v2, whole genome shotgun sequence genome is shown below.
gggcccctggtcaGTATATTAACATAAAACGTTTTTGCAATACATACAAGATCCCAAAACTTTACAAACCTTTATTCAACCTTTATATGAGTTGAAAACAGCCCAGAAATTTTCGGAGTGCACCTTTTTGCTAAATTGTTACACTCTTTGACAAAAAACATTCAGTGTGAAGGTCAAACACAAACTCCATCACTTGTAATTTGAACAAGTTACTGATGATCTCAGGGATCTTCTGGTCTGAACAGTTTCATGTGGATGAACTTTGCAACACTTCTTCATGTGAATCTCAAGACGTCTTGATTTCTGAAAACTCTGTCCACATGAGTAGCACGGGTGAGATTTCTGTTCAGAGCACATATGAGATCCCActcctgtgtgtgttttcttcttgtgatttttaaggttgGAGAGTTTTGAGAAGGTCTTTCCACAGATGGAACAGACATGAGGCTTCACGCCTGTATGATTCTTCATGTGTTGTTTCAGGTTATTTGCAGAAAAGAATGTTTTACTGCACTGTTCACACTGAAATGATCTCACTCCAGAATGATATAGAAGATGATCTCTCCAAGACGTTGCCCACGAAaatctctttccacactgatcacATCTGTaaggcttttctccagtgtgaactcttaTGTGCTCATTAAGGTGGTCTTTACGATTGAAGATTTTTCCACActgatcacatttataagatttttctccagtgtgaactttCATGTGCTCTTTAAGGTGGTCTTTACGAACGAAGATCTTTCCACACTGGTCACATCTGTAAgatttttctccagtgtgaattttcaTGTGCCTGTTAAGGTTGTATTCACGATTTACGGTCAATCCACACTGGTCACATCTGTAAGGGCGTTCTctagtgtgaattctcatgtgcctGTTAAGATTGGATTTATATGTGAAgatctttccacactgagggcaCATGTGAGAATTGTTGTCTTCATTCTTCTCAGTCTTCAAGCAGGTCACAGATTCTTCTCCAGTTATGAGATGATGGTCTTTCTCCTCCATTTCATTCGGTTCTGAACTTTCCTCCTTCACCTTCATCAGGTCTAAAATGAAGAGAGAAAATCATTATGATCAGTATCATAGTACAGAAATGCGCTGAGAGGGTTGCCAACTCTCACGCCAAATTTCAAAGCCAACATAAATTCAATAGGTAACAGCAACAAAACGGCTCATACGATTGTCCTTCTGTCAGGATTAGGACATTGTTCAGATGAAGCTCCAAACCTTCTTAACTGGACAAGTTTAAAACAGCGCTGATCTGTATCCATTGCATTTTTACTGTGGACATTTCACATGTACGCTTATTTCTGTTACTACGGTAATATGGGGTCAATGAAAGAGTGTCTGATCTCATCACTGTATTTACCGTAACATCAGCAAAAGCAGAGAGTTGGGATTGCCCAGCAAGTTTTGAGGAAACAGCACAACATAATgtcaaaaagttgaaaaagtCAGACAATTTCATAAATCTTTCTTTATAATAACCTCCAATTGTAAGCACCAccaaattaatttgttttactttagcaatatttcataaatatacCAAGTCACTTTAATGCATTATTACAAAATTCATAATAAATTGTGAATAACTTTTGCACTAAGTAAAtctttaaccatggttttattttagtctaacTACGATATGTATAGATTATAGAATAATCCACAGCTAGACGTAGAGGCCAAGAACAACCCGACGCGAAGCGCctaagtgcattaaaatcctttaatgcacggctaactatggattatcccgcttataccatggtcatttgccaaattaaagatgttattgatgtattGGTGCTTTTGATtagacaggtgaaaatgacaggtATTTTTTGTCcgttaatttcaaacattgatcaaactgactggaactaccaGGCATTAAACGgctttaatgcacaccttccagccaatcagaatcgagtattcaaacagaccatggtataattgTAGAGTTAAAAACATCGATAATTTCCCCAAGGGAAGACCTAAATACGTtcatattgtttttgaaaacaaagagAATCGTCTTGTGTTAACATCttttatgttacatttttacaagGAACCTCCCAGACATGCCCACTGCATATGACATCATCTTACTGTGGCACATTTCCACTTTAAAGCTCcatagaaatatattttataataagcACAAGAAAGGAATAGTCACTTCTACACAGACAACTGCGTGAGGTTGTGTAGGAAGAGCAAACTAAAGAGCATGGTGAGGAAAATGTACCCCTGCAAGCAACCCCACCCAACCCTGGCCGAAAAAATCTCACTCCAACCACAAAGTCAAAGACGGCAACCCTGCACTGAACACTTCTGTATCTGTTACAATAGTGTTCATGTCTTTATATCATCACTGGTTAAACATGAAGAGAAGATACACAcctgaataaaacacatcatcttcatctgtctgttcttctttgatttgtgttttcagCTCCATCTCACAGTCCAGCAGCTTCACTGATGTCTTCTGCTCTTCATTACAGACAGAAAGCAGAAGATCTGGAGATGTTTGATCACAGAGAGAAACACCACATACATCCTGAAAATAACATCACAACAAACACAGAATAACATTCAGAGAttatacacatttaaacaaatatcgTAGGTATTAAACACGTGTGAAACAgtctgagggtgagaaaataatgaccggagttttatttttgtactcAACAGTAAATGACCAGCGAACCAAAAGGTTAAAATGCTCATCCACACAATCTGATATTTGTTTGATCCTCACCGGGAAAACTGCAAGTCTGATCTACAATGTACATCTTTAcatttgacagacagacagtcaatCATGTAAAAGATGAAATGAATGTTTAATGTGTCCAAACCTTTCTGTTGAGttggtctctctctctgagtttTGTCTCCAGTAACTtcacctctttcttcagctgacagatttctgtcatcaaatcatcaatatccagcatAGACAGATCAGTTCCtactgatttacagcacatcaCATCCACCTGCACCATCATCATGGACATCTGAACACAACATTAAAATTATGTTCAAAGACCGCAAAACATGATTGTAATGTGATTAACGTTACACACGAATGGAGCTTCGATAAATCAAGAAAAACTTTCCTGACTAAAACATTGATAACAACATCGATATAATCTCAAGATTTTAAAGCAcccagaaaaaaacaacaagttACAAAAAGCAAGAGAAAACACAGATATCACATTAATgatgaaaaacataaacaacacgACACTTACTGCTGTTGAAACGGTGAGCTGAACTTTCTTCACGTGCTGTTTTCTGTGACACGTGATGCGTTTGCGCCACCTGCTGGACTGGTTGAGGACGCAGCGGTTGCTTGACAACAGTTGTTTACCAGAGTTACCAAGCATCTTCTTCTTCTTTAGGTTTAATGACGGGTTGCGAACCAATTTATAGGTgtataccgccacctactgtgatgGAGTGTGAAGAGAATTGACTGTATATTCTGTGTTCATCCACTGATCCTGATAGATTAAGAAACTGCGCTCATTCGTCTACCTGCATTCAATCCAtcatacaaaatattatttatggaaATTTCCATAGTTCTTCTTTCAGACACCTCCTTTCTGTATCATATGCACGACATaccaacaaaacatgttcatcAGTGGTGTTAATTACAACTGCACTAATCTGCGGTTAGTGGACAAATTTGGGCACTTTGCGAttccatttatattttacataaatgtcataaaactgtatttttttgctttttaataaatgtaaaatcttttaagtTATGCACTTATTTGGTGATTTTTGTGTTATTCTTTTACCTTAATTACCTCTATTACCccatttatttgaatgtaaaataagcagttttatgtttttcaccCAAAATTCACACgaaaacataattttcattaaaaactgcATTCCACTAattaaaacacagtaaaaaacctttaaaataaatgacgcTTCTGTTTTTTGTGACATCTAATGGACTTAAAGTAGCAATTACCTGAATTatcaatgtaaatataaaataagcattttttaatgttattttaaccTAAAATTAGCCTACCAATCAgattaagagaaaaaaaatatttaagaaaacaaaatcattttgccCACATTTATCCCCAACATTACTTTTATAGGGTTTAACATGTATAACACAAACCTGTATTGTTTCCCTATAATATACAATGTATGATTAAGATTTGAATGTTCTGTCCATAAATATGTGTAAATGATCTGTTCCCTGCTACTTATGTGATGAATGACTTTACTTTTCTTTATGCCTCTTTCTATCTTATAATATTGTCTCCCTGTTTTAGCATAGTTACCCAATCATCTCTATTTATAAATGTTCAATGTTGACAGTTGTAAGCGGCACATTCAAGCAATGAGAGTCACATTACACACCAGTTCTGACAGATCTTGATGAGAAATTAAAGCCTGAAAGTTAAGTAACTGTGAAAACGAAAAATGTTGTAAttctgttcattttattaaaatatggaCAACATTATATAAACTCATCACAGATGCAAGCattctttaaatgttaaaaatgagtTGAATCGCATTTAATCTCTCCAGAGAATGAAAGAGTCTCAGACAATCAACAGTGCTGcaaaaacagcagaaaacaCAAGTAATACAAACATATTTTCACATAAAGTAAATACAGTTTAGCTTATGAAAACCTAGttcaggggttcccaaagtggCGAACGGGGAGGTCACAATGCTGTGAGGGtggggtcgcaagatgatttccagatttttttttattattagaaatagcaaatgtaatctcagtaagtgtaacaaaatataaaaatattagttaagttaaaaataaaaccaggcaaataaaaagccatcagctttaggaatttcctccccctcgatcatgacccctgaggtgattatGTCACATTAACGACATTAGCAAGATGTattaggttaggtgcagcaagtccatttactgcaccacgttaaacagtcccatgtgcacgcagattatttttcatgctttaaatttaggatattcttatttgtcgaaatgaaacgttgattaatatcgaccaaagacaacgcagggaTGGCAGCTCCCTCAGGTATGAAAAGAGGCACtcaaatcagtttgatgaaattcgaccatctgtagtaatagttcatagttaatgtataacaacaagtaaagaaataagtaaataactataaaataatttgttagactgtgatattttgtgttgtcattaccCGCGTTTCGGGTAGAATAGGTGCATGTGTGCATTTGCTTGGaacgtttgtatactttaaccacatctgaggatagtgggggtctcgagtcactgggactgttattttgggggtctcGGGcagaaaagtttgggaacccctgatcTAGTTCACTTCCTTCTGAATGCCTCTATGAATGCCTCTCTGAATGAACTATTCATATTCACATTTTTGCATTCACTTACCTTGAAAACTTGAATGGCTCATTGTTTTATGAcaagtttaaaggtccagtgtgtagtttctggaagatctattgacagaaatgcaatattatatacgtaactatgtcttcagaggtgtataaagaccttacatagtgAAGCGTTATGTTGTTATAACgcttcgctgtatttttcaatgagaaaacatcatccatcagcaaacaattctcagcaccttagacctcggtacacactaccctcacttcaaacattgaactctcctctttcgccccactgactgacactgaagtcatcagacttctctccagccaccccatcacctgtccccttgacccaatcccctcccatctccttcaggccacatccagcgcactcacacacatcatcaacaccttcctgctcaccggcacttttcaatccacattcaaacaggcccaggtcacgcccctacttaagaaaccaacattggacccctctactaccgacagttacagacctgtctctctcctcccgtttattgcaaaaacaattgaaagggcagttttcaaccaggtgtcttcctacctatcccaaaataaactactggatgacaagcagtctggcttcaaaacaaaccactccactgagactgcaatgctatcggtcacagaagcactgcggctagccaaggcggaatctaaatcctcggtcctgattctgctagacctatctgcagcgtttgacactgtcaatcaccagatactgctagcaaccctgtcactctaggaatctcaggctctcctctccgctggttcaaatccgacctctccggcagatcctttatggtgtcatggaggggttcgctgtccactgctcaccacatgatcactggggtctcTCAGGGatcagtgcttggaccgctgcttttttccatctatacgacatccttgggacccatcatacgggcacacggcttctcgtatcactgttatgccgaagacacccagatctacatctcgtttcacccagacgataccaccgTAGCAGCTcacattacagcctgcctacaAGACATCTCAGCTTCGATAAAAGGGCATCACCTCCAGGTGAaacctgccaagacagaactactcgtgtttccggcacaccccacggtgcaacacgatctcaccatccaacttagcaataccacaatcactccttccaaaacagccaggaacctctgagtcatatttgatgaattagcttttgttgaaactagttactttgtattagcacccattgtattattgctcctgtatgacatattgcttattgctccctgaactctctgtaagtcactttggataaaagcgtctgctaaatgaataaatgtaaatgttattaccttagaatgatttatttctatctacatgcaccGCCGGTTCCCTTGCatgaattcatcatgttgtgtCAGCCGCTGTAGTGCTTTAAAAGAGAgggaggaggggtggagtgagccgatggttgcaattcacaacctcatcaCTAGATTtgactgactggacctttaattccAGACTGTGAATCAGATGAGCTGTTTCTATTCAAAACACTTTGATCATCAGTAAACAGAACCGTTAACTTCACAAGATCCCAAAACTGCACAAACCTCTTATTTATTGACCCTTGTTTAAAATACTACCATTGCTGAAGTAACATTCCgacaaaagtttttttctaaaatgttacatgtatgTTCTCTGAATGTTTTACTTGTCCAA
Proteins encoded:
- the LOC130545287 gene encoding zinc finger protein 501-like, whose amino-acid sequence is MLGNSGKQLLSSNRCVLNQSSRWRKRITCHRKQHVKKVQLTVSTAMSMMMVQVDVMCCKSVGTDLSMLDIDDLMTEICQLKKEVKLLETKLRERDQLNRKDVCGVSLCDQTSPDLLLSVCNEEQKTSVKLLDCEMELKTQIKEEQTDEDDVFYSDLMKVKEESSEPNEMEEKDHHLITGEESVTCLKTEKNEDNNSHMCPQCGKIFTYKSNLNRHMRIHTRERPYRCDQCGLTVNREYNLNRHMKIHTGEKSYRCDQCGKIFVRKDHLKEHMKVHTGEKSYKCDQCGKIFNRKDHLNEHIRVHTGEKPYRCDQCGKRFSWATSWRDHLLYHSGVRSFQCEQCSKTFFSANNLKQHMKNHTGVKPHVCSICGKTFSKLSNLKNHKKKTHTGVGSHMCSEQKSHPCYSCGQSFQKSRRLEIHMKKCCKVHPHETVQTRRSLRSSVTCSNYK